The Streptomyces sp. NBC_00335 DNA window AACTTGCCGAAAAATGGGAGATTCACTCAGTGCATGCCGCTATGTCAGCTCTTGGATCACACGGTTCCGTCGAGGCGGTGGCGACCGCCACCAGTGCGTTCGAACTTCCCGACCACCTGTCCCCCAAGGCCGACCCGGCTCTGATCGACGGCGACGAACGGCATTTCGCGGCCATCTCGCACTGCCTGGAGCAGACGCTCGCCGAACTGTCCGACCGCCTGGAGGCCACGCGCAAGGCGCCCGGCGGCATCGGCCGGGAGGCGATGGACCGCGACGCGGAGATCCACCGCCTGACCAGCCGGCTGCGCACCCTGCGCCGCTTCGGGCTGGACCTGTGTCTGGGGCACATCGTCCCCTCCGACGGCTCCAAGCCCGTGTACATCGGACGCCTCGGCCTCACCGACAGTGCCGGAAACCGGCTGCTGCTGGACTGGCGCTCCCCCGCGGCCGAGCCCTTCTTCGCCGCGACGCACGCCGTTCCGATGGGTCTGACGAGCCGCCGCAGGTACCGCTGGACCCGCGGCCGGATCAGCGACTACTGGGACGAGGTGTTCTGCGCCGACGGCCTCGAAGGGCGCGCCGCGCTCGACGACCAGTCCGCTTTCATCGCCGGCCTGGGCGCCAACCGGTCGGAGCGGATGCGCGACGTGCTCGCCACCATCCAGACCGACCAGGACGCCATCATCCGGGCCGGCTCCCGGGGCGCCCTCGTCGTCGACGGCGGTCCGGGTACGGGCAAGACCGTCGTCGCCCTGCACCGCACCGCCCACCTCCTCTACTCCGACCCCCGGCTGGGTCACCGCCGCGGCGGCGTGCTGTTCGTCGGCCCGAGCCGCCCCTACCTGGCCTACGTCTCGGACGTGCTGCCGAGCCTCGGTGAGGAGGGCGTACAGACCTGCACCCTGCGCGACCTCGTCACCGAGGGAGCCGGCGCCGGGGTCGAGGCCGACCCGCGCGTCGCCCTCCTCAAGTCCTCCGCGGACCTGGTGAAGGCAGTGGAGGCGGCGGTCCGCATCTACGAGGAGCCGCCCACCGAGGGGATGACGGTCTCCAGCCACTGGTCCGACATCCGGCTGAGCGCCGACGACTGGGCGGCCGCGTTCGAGGCGGTGGAACCGGGTACCCCGCACAACGAGGCGCGCGACCAGATCCTGGAGGAGCTGCTCACCATCCTGATGGACAAGGACGACAGCGACGTCTCGCCCCAGCTGCTGCGCCGTTCGCTGCTCCAGGACCGGGACCTGATCACCGCCCTCAACCGCGCCTGGCCGATGCTCGATGCGGGCGAACTCGTCGGAGACCTGTGGTCGGTGCCCGCCTACCTGCGCAAGTGCGCTCCGCGGCTCGGCCGCGATGACGTGTCCCTCCTGCAGCGCGCGGACGCCCAGGCCTGGACGGTGTCGGACCTGCCGATCCTGGACGCGGCCCGGCAGCGGCTCGGCGACGCCGAGGCCTCCGTACGCAAGCGCCGGCACGAGGCCGCCGTCGCCGCCGAGCGTGCGCGCAGGTCCGACGTCATCGACCGGCTGCTCCAGGACACCGAGATCGACGAGAGCGAGGGCGCGGTGGGGATGCTGCGCGGACGGGACCTGCAGGACGCGCTGATCGACGGTGACGCCCTGCCCGGAGCCGAACCGGACCTGCTCGCCGGCCCGTTCGCCCACATCATCGTGGACGAGGCGCAGGAGCTGACCGACGCCGAGTGGCAGATGCTGCTGGCCCGCTGCCCGTCGCGGAGCTTCACCATCGTCGGGGACCGCGCGCAGGCCCGCCACGGGTTCACGGAGTCCTGGCAGGAGCGCCTCGAACGGGCCGGGCTGGACCGGATCACGATGGCCTCCCTGAGCGTCAACTACCGCACCCCGGAAGAGGTCATGGCCGAGGCGGCGCCGGCCATCCGCGCCGCACTGCCCGACGCCAACGTCCCGGCCTCCGTCCGCAGCAGCGGCATCCCCGTCAC harbors:
- the helR gene encoding RNA polymerase recycling motor ATPase HelR translates to MATATSAFELPDHLSPKADPALIDGDERHFAAISHCLEQTLAELSDRLEATRKAPGGIGREAMDRDAEIHRLTSRLRTLRRFGLDLCLGHIVPSDGSKPVYIGRLGLTDSAGNRLLLDWRSPAAEPFFAATHAVPMGLTSRRRYRWTRGRISDYWDEVFCADGLEGRAALDDQSAFIAGLGANRSERMRDVLATIQTDQDAIIRAGSRGALVVDGGPGTGKTVVALHRTAHLLYSDPRLGHRRGGVLFVGPSRPYLAYVSDVLPSLGEEGVQTCTLRDLVTEGAGAGVEADPRVALLKSSADLVKAVEAAVRIYEEPPTEGMTVSSHWSDIRLSADDWAAAFEAVEPGTPHNEARDQILEELLTILMDKDDSDVSPQLLRRSLLQDRDLITALNRAWPMLDAGELVGDLWSVPAYLRKCAPRLGRDDVSLLQRADAQAWTVSDLPILDAARQRLGDAEASVRKRRHEAAVAAERARRSDVIDRLLQDTEIDESEGAVGMLRGRDLQDALIDGDALPGAEPDLLAGPFAHIIVDEAQELTDAEWQMLLARCPSRSFTIVGDRAQARHGFTESWQERLERAGLDRITMASLSVNYRTPEEVMAEAAPAIRAALPDANVPASVRSSGIPVTHRPVSDLAAVLEDWLAAQADGVACVITADGAPPAALPASSRIRSLTPTLSKGLEFDLVVLIDPDTFGEGIEGAVDRYVAMTRATQRLVVLTSP